In Hypomesus transpacificus isolate Combined female unplaced genomic scaffold, fHypTra1 scaffold_27, whole genome shotgun sequence, one genomic interval encodes:
- the LOC124463236 gene encoding ubiquitin-conjugating enzyme E2 L3, which yields MAASRRLHKELDEIRKSGMKNFRNIQVDDSNILTWQGLIVPDNPPYDKGAFRIEIIFPAEYPFKPPKITFKTKIYHPNIDEKGQVCLPVISAENWKPATKTDQVIQSLIALVNDPQPEHPLRADLAEEYSKDRKKFFKNAEEFTKKHGEKRPVD from the exons ATGGCGGCGAGCAGGAGGCTACATAAG GAACTTGATGAAATCCGCAAATCTGGAATGAAAAACTTCCGCAACATTCAAGTGGATGACTCAAATATTTTGACTTGGCAAGGCCTTATTGTTCCA GACAACCCCCCATATGACAAAGGTGCATTTCGGATTGAGATCATCTTTCCTGCTGAGTACCCCTTCAAACCCCCCAAGATCACGTTCAAGACAAAGATCTACCACCCCAACATCGATGAGAAGGGCCAGGTGTGCCTGCCTGTGATCAGTGCAGAGAACTGGAAGCCAGCCACAAAAACTGACCAGG tgATCCAGTCCCTTATTGCTCTGGTGAACGACCCCCAGCCAGAACACCCATTGAGGGCGGACCTAGCCGAGGAATACTCTAAGGACCGTAAAAAATTCTTTAAGAATGCAGAAGAGTTTACAAAGAAACATGGTGAAAAGCGACCAGTGGACTGA
- the rasgrf2a gene encoding ras-specific guanine nucleotide-releasing factor 2 isoform X1, whose translation MQKSVRYNEGHALYLSVVARKEGTKRGSLSKKTTENSRWNEKYFALYQNVLFYFENDQSARPSGIYLLEGCTCERIPAPKVSSVGKESSDKQQQHYFLVVFGHDGQKPLELRTEEESDCNKWVECIQQASYSDIIIEREVLMQKYIHLVQIMETEKVAANQLRTQLEDQDTEIERLKAEIVVLNKAKERMLPFQLNQEEEDPDIKKIKKVQSFMRGWLCRRKWKIIVQDYISSPHAESMRKRNQIVFNMVEAETEYVHQLSILVNCFLRPLRMAASSKKPPISHDDVSSIFLNSETIMFLHEIFHQGLKARIANWPTLVLADLFDILLPMLNIYQEFVRNHQYSLQVLANCKQNRDFDKLLKQYEANAACEGRMLETFLTYPMFQIPRYIITLHELMAHTPHEHVERKSLEFAKSKLEELSKMMHDEVSDTENIRKNLAIERMIVEGCDILLDTSQTFVRQGSLIQLPSSSERGMLSKVRLVSLSLRKEGERQCFLFTKHFLICTRTSGGKLHLLKQGGALSLIECTLIEELDANDEDYNAAGQGFNHLEFKIVVEPPDSPAFSVVLLAPSRQEKAAWTSDISQCIDNIRCNGLMTSVFEENSKVTVPHMIKSDARLHKDDVDICFSKTLNSCKVPQIRYASVERLLERLTDLRFLSIDFLNTFLHTYRIFTTAAVVMDKLSDIYKKPFTSIPVRVQYHSSDRLSITALCPDYSLKITRLAMDQSKSLELFFATNQGTWGGDHLNNKSPRLCRKFSSPPPLSIPSRTSSPVHSRKLSLSSPVGTKVGALDLSTTPSSSAANSPTSSHCPSISSPPPTSTKPPSGLSSPPPTTTRSPSLPQTQGMSSPPPTSTKAPMDLSRGPSSPEPSPASGEDGGGELPRIDAFCGKLRRSIRRAVLETVSLDKFIPETPTTSEPGDMSPCRSPSTPRHLRYRQAGVQSGENPRCTMSPASAFAIATAAAGHSSSQGFTNNEKTCDKEFIIRRAATNRVLNVLRHWVSKHSQDFEMNGELKMGVVGLLEEVLRDPDLLPQERKATGNILNALSQDEQDDAQLKIEDILQMKSCPLLHFILAECPKAECFESLSAMELAEQITLLDHIVFRSIPYEEFLGQGWMKVDKTERTPYIMKTSQHFNDMSNLVASQIMTHTDVGSRASSIEKWLAVADICRCLNNYNGVLEITSALNRSAIYRLKKTWAKVCKQTKALMDRLQKTVSSEGRFKNLRETLKNCNPPCVPYLGMYLTDLAFIEEGTPNFTEEGLVNFSKMRMISHIIREIRQFQQAPYRIEHQPKVTQFLLDKTLVMDEDTLYELSLKIEPRVPPG comes from the exons CAGCACTACTTCCTGGTCGTCTTTGGCCATGATGGACAGAAGCCGCTGGAGCTGCGGACGGAGGAGGAGTCTGACTGCAACAAATGGGTGGAGTGTATCCAACAGGCAAG ttactCTGACATCATCATCGAGCGTGAGGTGCTGATGCAGAAGTACATCCACCTGGTCCAGATCATGGAGACAGAAAAGGTAGCAGCCAATCAGCTACGCACCCAGCTTGAGGACCaagacacagagatagagaggctGAAAGCGGAg ATTGTAGTGTTAAACAAAGCCAAGGAGAGGATGTTGCCTTTCCAGCTAaaccaggaggaagaggacccaGATATTAAGAAGATCAAAAAG GTCCAGAGCTTTATGCGTGGATGGCTGTGCcggaggaagtggaagatcatTGTCCAGGACTACATCTCCTCGCCCCATGCCGAGAGCATGAGAAAGAGGAACCAGATCGTCTTCAACATGGTGGAGGCGGAGACGGAGTACGTCCACCAGCTGTCCATCCTGGTCAACTGTTTCCTGCGGCCGCTACGTATGGCGGCCAGCTCAAAGAAACCCCCCATTAGCCATGATGACGTCAGCAGCATATTCCTCAACAG TGAGACCATCATGTTTCTGCATGAGATCTTTCACCAGGGTCTCAAGGCACGGATAGCCAACTGGCCCACTCTTGTGTTAG CGGACCTGTTCGACATCCTGCTCCCTATGCTGAACATCTACCAGGAGTTTGTAAGAAACCACCAGTATAGCCTACAGGTGCTGGCCAACTGTAAGCAGAACCGGGACTTTGACAAGCTCCTGAAGCAGTATGAGGCCAATGCTGCCTGTGAGGGCCGCATGCTGGAGACTTTCCTTACCTACCCCATGTTCCAG ATCCCTCGCTATATCATCACCCTTCATGAGCTAAtggcacacacaccccacgAGCACGTGGAGCGCAAGAGCCTGGAGTTTGCCAAATCTAAACTGGAGGAGTTGTCAAA GATGATGCATGATGAGGTGAGCGACACAGAGAATATTCGCAAGAACCTGGCCATAGAAAGGATGATTGTAGAGGGCTGTGACATACTATTGGACACCAGCCAGACCTTCGTCAGACAAG GCTCTCTTATCCAGTTGCCATCCAGCAGTGAACGAGGCATGCTCAGTAAGGTGCGCTTAGTATCCCTGTCACTCAGGAAGGAAGGGGAACGACAATGCTTCCTGTTTACCAAACACTTCCTCATTTGCACCCGCACCTCTGGGGGAAAGCTTCACCTGCTCAAG CAGGGCGGTGCATTATCTCTGATAGAGTGCACTCTCATCGAGGAGCTGGACGCCAACGATGAGGACT ACAATGCTGCTGGACAGGGCTTTAACCACCTGGAGTTCAAGATAGTAGTGGAGCCCCCTGATAGTCCCGCCTTCTCCGTCGTCCTATTGGCCCCCTCCCGGCAGGAAAAAGCTGCATGGACCAGTGACATCAGCCAG TGTATCGACAATATCCGCTGCAATGGCCTGATGACAAGTGTGTTTGAGGAGAACTCCAAAGTCACTGTGCCACACATGATCAA GTCGGATGCCAGGCTTCACAAAGACGACGTCGACATTTGCTTCAGCAAGACCCTCAACTCCTGCAAGGTCCCCCAGATACGCTACGCCAGTGTAGAGCGCCTTCTGGAGAGGCTGACTGACCTGCGCTTTCTGTCCATCGACTTCCTTAACACCTTCCTGCACACCTACCGGATCTTCACCACGGCCGCCGTGGTCATGGACAAGCTGTCCGACATCTACAAGAAGCCCTTCACCTCTATACCCGTTAG GGTTCAGTACCACTCATCCGACCGTCTTTCCATCACAGCCCTCTGTCCTGACTACAGCTTGAAGATCACACGGCTTGCCATGGATCAGTCCAA ATCTTTGGAACTGTTCTTTGCCACCAACCAGGGAACGTGGGGGGGCGACCACCTCAACAACAAATCCCCTCGTCTGTGTCGCaagttctcctctcctcctcctctctccatcccctctcgcACCTCCTCACCCGTCCACTCCCGCAAACTCTCACTCAGCTCCCCAGTTGGCACTAAGGTGGGGGCCCTGGACCTAtcaaccaccccctcctcctctgccgccaactcccccacctccagccaCTGCCCCTCTATCTCCTCCCCGCCGCCAACCTCCACCAAGCCACCGTCTGgcttgtcctcccctcctcccaccaccacccgctcccccagcctcccccagacccaggggatgtcctctccaccccccacatCCACCAAAGCCCCCATGGACCTCAGCCGTGGTCCAAGCTCCCCAGAGCCCAGCCCTGCCAGTGGGGAGGACGGAGGGGGAGAGCTTCCGCGTATTGACGCCTTCTGTGGGAAGCTGAGACGCAGCATTCGCAGGG CGGTTCTGGAGACTGTGTCTCTGGACAAGTTCATCCCTGAGACTCCAACCACCAGTGAACCAGGAGACATGTCTCCCTGTCGCTCGCCCTCCACGCCCAGACATCTCCGCTACCGACAGGCAGGAG TGCAATCCGGGGAGAACCCACGCTGCACAATGTCACCGGCCTCAGCCTTCGCCATCGCCACAGCAGCAGCGGGTCACAGCAGCTCTCAGG GTTTCACCAACAATGAGAAGACCTGCGACAAAGAGTTCATCATTCGCCGGGCCGCAACTAACCGTGTCCTCAACGTGCTGCGTCACTGGGTCTCCAAGCACtcgcag GACTTTGAGATGAACGGAGAGCTGAAAATGGGTGTGGTCGGTCTGCTGGAGGAGGTGCTACGAGATCCTGACCTGCTGCCACAGGAGAGGAAAGCCACTGGCAACATATTAAa CGCTCTTTCTCAAGATGAACAAGATGATGCACAGCTAAAGATAGAGGACATTCTACAAATG AAAAGCTGTCCTCTGCTCCACTTCATCTTG gcgGAATGTCCTAAGGCAGAGTGTTTTGAGTCTCTGTCAGCCATGGAGCTGGCTGAACAGATCACCCTTCTGGACCACATCGTTTTCAGGAGTATCCCCTACGA GGAGTTCTTGGGCCAGGGCTGGATGAAGGTGGATAAGACCGAGAGGACTCCCTACATTATGAAGACCAGCCAGCACTTCAACGAT ATGAGTAACCTTGTAGCATCTCAGATCATGACTCACACAGACGTTGGTTCCAGAGCCAGCTCCATAGAGAAGTGGCTGGCTGTGGCCGATATCTGCCGCTGCCTCAACAACTACAATGGAGTCCTGGAGATCACCTCTGCTCTCAACCGCAGCGCCATCTACAGGCTAAAAAAGACATGGGCCAAGGTCTGCAAACAG ACCAAGGCACTGATGGACAGGCTACAAAAAACGGTGTCATCTGAAGGAAGATTCAAGAACCTAAGAGAAACTTTGAAGAA TTGTAATCCTCCATGTGTGCCCTACCTGGGGATGTATCTGACAGACCTGGCCTTCATAGAGGAGGGAACACCCAACTTCACTGAGGAAGGACTGGTCAATTTCTCCAAGATGAGGATG ATTTCTCACATCATTAGAGAGATCCGTCAGTTCCAGCAGGCTCCCTACAGGATAGAGCACCAACCCAAG GTGACTCAGTTTCTACTGGACAAGACGCTGGTGATGGATGAGGATACTCTATATGAGCTCTCACTGAAAATAGAACCTCGCGTACCTCCTggctaa
- the LOC124463232 gene encoding creatine kinase S-type, mitochondrial-like isoform X2: protein MANSFTRMISGRNTAVLLASLGASSVAAGYLMSESGSLIAEERKKLYPPSSDFPDLRKHNNCMAAALTPAIYGQLRDKLTPNNWTLDQCIQTGVDNPGHPFIKTVGMVAGDEESYEVFAELFDPVIKDRHNGYDSKTMKHPTDLDSSKITSGMFDENYVLSSRVRTGRSIRGLSLPPACSRAERREVERVCVQALAGLKGDLAGRYYSLGDMSDKDQQQLIDEHFLFDKPVSPLLTSAFMARDWPDARGIWHNNEKTFLIWINEEDHTRVISMEKGGNMKRVFERFCRGLKQVEKLIQERGWEFMWNERLGYVLTCPSNLGTGLRAGVHVRLPKLSKDLRFSKILDNLRLQKRGTGGVDTAATGDTFDISNNDRLGKSEVELVQLLIDGVNYLIDCEKRLEKGQDIKVPPPIAQFRK, encoded by the exons ATGGCTAACTCCTTCACTCGCATGATATCTGGCCGCAACACAGCTGTGCTGTTGGCTAGCCTGGGCGCAAGTTCTGTGGCAGCAGGCTACTTGATGAGTGAGTCTGGCTCTCTGATtgctgaggagagaaagaagctgTATCCTCCCAG CTCGGACTTCCCTGACTTGAGGAAGCACAACAACTGTATGGCAGCTGCCTTGACCCCAGCTATCTATGGCCAGCTGAGGGACAAGTTGACCCCTAACAACTGGACCCTGGACCAGTGCATTCAGACTGGTGTGGACAACCCCGGGCATCCATTCATCAAGACTGTGGGCATGGTGGCAGGGGACGAGGAGAGCTATGAG gTGTTCGCTGAATTGTTTGATCCAGTCATCAAGGATAGACACAATGGCTACGATTCCAAAACCATGAAGCACCCCACTGACCTGGACTCATCCAAG ATCACGTCTGGAATGTTCGATGAGAACTACGTGCTGTCATCCCGCGTCCGTACCGGCCGCAGCATCCGCGGCCTGagcctgccccctgcctgctcTCGAGCCGAGCGCCGCGAGgttgagcgcgtgtgtgtgcaggccctAGCCGGCCTGAAGGGAGACCTAGCCGGACGCTACTACAGCCTGGGAGATATGTCCGACAAGGATCAGCAGCAGCTCATCGAC gagcacttcctgtttgacaAACCCGTCTCACCTCTGCTCACATCGGCCTTCATGGCCCGTGACTGGCCCGATGCCAGGGGGATCTG GCACAACAATGAGAAGACCTTTCTGATTTGGATCAATGAGGAGGACCATACCAGGGTCATTTCCATGGAGAAGGGAGGTAACATGAAGAGAGTGTTCGAGAGGTTCTGCAGAGGACTCAAACAG GTGGAGAAGCTGAttcaggagagaggctgggagttcATGTGGAACGAGCGTCTAGGTTACGTCCTCACCTGCCCCTCCAATCTGGGCACTGGGCTCAGGGCTGGTGTCCATGTCAGACTGCCCAAACTCAGCAAG GATCTCCGCTTCTCTAAGATCCTGGACAACCTGCGGCTGCAGAAGAGAGGTACAGGAGGAGTGGACACCGCTGCCACCGGAGACACCTTTGATATTTCCAACAACGACCGTCTGGGCAAATCAGAG GTGGAGCTGGTCCAGCTGCTGATTGACGGAGTCAACTACCTGATTGACTGTGAGAAGAGGTTGGAGAAGGGTCAGGACATCAAGGTCCCTCCCCCTATTGCCCAGTTCAGAAAGTAA
- the LOC124463232 gene encoding creatine kinase S-type, mitochondrial-like isoform X1: MANSFTRMISGRNTAVLLASLGASSVAAGYLMSESGSLIAEERKKLYPPSSDFPDLRKHNNCMAAALTPAIYGQLRDKLTPNNWTLDQCIQTGVDNPGHPFIKTVGMVAGDEESYEVFAELFDPVIKDRHNGYDSKTMKHPTDLDSSKITSGMFDENYVLSSRVRTGRSIRGLSLPPACSRAERREVERVCVQALAGLKGDLAGRYYSLGDMSDKDQQQLIDDHFLFDKPVSPLLTCAGMARDWPDGRGIWHNNEKTFLIWINEEDHTRVISMEKGGNMKRVFERFCRGLKQVEKLIQERGWEFMWNERLGYVLTCPSNLGTGLRAGVHVRLPKLSKDLRFSKILDNLRLQKRGTGGVDTAATGDTFDISNNDRLGKSEVELVQLLIDGVNYLIDCEKRLEKGQDIKVPPPIAQFRK, from the exons ATGGCTAACTCCTTCACTCGCATGATATCTGGCCGCAACACAGCTGTGCTGTTGGCTAGCCTGGGCGCAAGTTCTGTGGCAGCAGGCTACTTGATGAGTGAGTCTGGCTCTCTGATtgctgaggagagaaagaagctgTATCCTCCCAG CTCGGACTTCCCTGACTTGAGGAAGCACAACAACTGTATGGCAGCTGCCTTGACCCCAGCTATCTATGGCCAGCTGAGGGACAAGTTGACCCCTAACAACTGGACCCTGGACCAGTGCATTCAGACTGGTGTGGACAACCCCGGGCATCCATTCATCAAGACTGTGGGCATGGTGGCAGGGGACGAGGAGAGCTATGAG gTGTTCGCTGAATTGTTTGATCCAGTCATCAAGGATAGACACAATGGCTACGATTCCAAAACCATGAAGCACCCCACTGACCTGGACTCATCCAAG ATCACGTCTGGAATGTTCGATGAGAACTACGTGCTGTCATCCCGCGTCCGTACCGGCCGCAGCATCCGCGGCCTGagcctgccccctgcctgctcTCGAGCCGAGCGCCGCGAGgttgagcgcgtgtgtgtgcaggccctAGCCGGCCTGAAGGGAGACCTAGCCGGACGCTACTACAGCCTGGGAGATATGTCCGACAAGGATCAGCAGCAGCTCATCGAC GACCACTTTCTCTTTGACAAGCCTGTCTCACCGTTGTTGACATGTGCAGGGATGGCCCGTGATTGGCCAGACGGCAGGGGCATCTG GCACAACAATGAGAAGACCTTTCTGATTTGGATCAATGAGGAGGACCATACCAGGGTCATTTCCATGGAGAAGGGAGGTAACATGAAGAGAGTGTTCGAGAGGTTCTGCAGAGGACTCAAACAG GTGGAGAAGCTGAttcaggagagaggctgggagttcATGTGGAACGAGCGTCTAGGTTACGTCCTCACCTGCCCCTCCAATCTGGGCACTGGGCTCAGGGCTGGTGTCCATGTCAGACTGCCCAAACTCAGCAAG GATCTCCGCTTCTCTAAGATCCTGGACAACCTGCGGCTGCAGAAGAGAGGTACAGGAGGAGTGGACACCGCTGCCACCGGAGACACCTTTGATATTTCCAACAACGACCGTCTGGGCAAATCAGAG GTGGAGCTGGTCCAGCTGCTGATTGACGGAGTCAACTACCTGATTGACTGTGAGAAGAGGTTGGAGAAGGGTCAGGACATCAAGGTCCCTCCCCCTATTGCCCAGTTCAGAAAGTAA
- the rasgrf2a gene encoding ras-specific guanine nucleotide-releasing factor 2 isoform X2 — protein MQKSVRYNEGHALYLSVVARKEGTKRGSLSKKTTENSRWNEKYFALYQNVLFYFENDQSARPSGIYLLEGCTCERIPAPKVSSVGKESSDKQQHYFLVVFGHDGQKPLELRTEEESDCNKWVECIQQASYSDIIIEREVLMQKYIHLVQIMETEKVAANQLRTQLEDQDTEIERLKAEIVVLNKAKERMLPFQLNQEEEDPDIKKIKKVQSFMRGWLCRRKWKIIVQDYISSPHAESMRKRNQIVFNMVEAETEYVHQLSILVNCFLRPLRMAASSKKPPISHDDVSSIFLNSETIMFLHEIFHQGLKARIANWPTLVLADLFDILLPMLNIYQEFVRNHQYSLQVLANCKQNRDFDKLLKQYEANAACEGRMLETFLTYPMFQIPRYIITLHELMAHTPHEHVERKSLEFAKSKLEELSKMMHDEVSDTENIRKNLAIERMIVEGCDILLDTSQTFVRQGSLIQLPSSSERGMLSKVRLVSLSLRKEGERQCFLFTKHFLICTRTSGGKLHLLKQGGALSLIECTLIEELDANDEDYNAAGQGFNHLEFKIVVEPPDSPAFSVVLLAPSRQEKAAWTSDISQCIDNIRCNGLMTSVFEENSKVTVPHMIKSDARLHKDDVDICFSKTLNSCKVPQIRYASVERLLERLTDLRFLSIDFLNTFLHTYRIFTTAAVVMDKLSDIYKKPFTSIPVRVQYHSSDRLSITALCPDYSLKITRLAMDQSKSLELFFATNQGTWGGDHLNNKSPRLCRKFSSPPPLSIPSRTSSPVHSRKLSLSSPVGTKVGALDLSTTPSSSAANSPTSSHCPSISSPPPTSTKPPSGLSSPPPTTTRSPSLPQTQGMSSPPPTSTKAPMDLSRGPSSPEPSPASGEDGGGELPRIDAFCGKLRRSIRRAVLETVSLDKFIPETPTTSEPGDMSPCRSPSTPRHLRYRQAGVQSGENPRCTMSPASAFAIATAAAGHSSSQGFTNNEKTCDKEFIIRRAATNRVLNVLRHWVSKHSQDFEMNGELKMGVVGLLEEVLRDPDLLPQERKATGNILNALSQDEQDDAQLKIEDILQMAECPKAECFESLSAMELAEQITLLDHIVFRSIPYEEFLGQGWMKVDKTERTPYIMKTSQHFNDMSNLVASQIMTHTDVGSRASSIEKWLAVADICRCLNNYNGVLEITSALNRSAIYRLKKTWAKVCKQTKALMDRLQKTVSSEGRFKNLRETLKNCNPPCVPYLGMYLTDLAFIEEGTPNFTEEGLVNFSKMRMISHIIREIRQFQQAPYRIEHQPKVTQFLLDKTLVMDEDTLYELSLKIEPRVPPG, from the exons CACTACTTCCTGGTCGTCTTTGGCCATGATGGACAGAAGCCGCTGGAGCTGCGGACGGAGGAGGAGTCTGACTGCAACAAATGGGTGGAGTGTATCCAACAGGCAAG ttactCTGACATCATCATCGAGCGTGAGGTGCTGATGCAGAAGTACATCCACCTGGTCCAGATCATGGAGACAGAAAAGGTAGCAGCCAATCAGCTACGCACCCAGCTTGAGGACCaagacacagagatagagaggctGAAAGCGGAg ATTGTAGTGTTAAACAAAGCCAAGGAGAGGATGTTGCCTTTCCAGCTAaaccaggaggaagaggacccaGATATTAAGAAGATCAAAAAG GTCCAGAGCTTTATGCGTGGATGGCTGTGCcggaggaagtggaagatcatTGTCCAGGACTACATCTCCTCGCCCCATGCCGAGAGCATGAGAAAGAGGAACCAGATCGTCTTCAACATGGTGGAGGCGGAGACGGAGTACGTCCACCAGCTGTCCATCCTGGTCAACTGTTTCCTGCGGCCGCTACGTATGGCGGCCAGCTCAAAGAAACCCCCCATTAGCCATGATGACGTCAGCAGCATATTCCTCAACAG TGAGACCATCATGTTTCTGCATGAGATCTTTCACCAGGGTCTCAAGGCACGGATAGCCAACTGGCCCACTCTTGTGTTAG CGGACCTGTTCGACATCCTGCTCCCTATGCTGAACATCTACCAGGAGTTTGTAAGAAACCACCAGTATAGCCTACAGGTGCTGGCCAACTGTAAGCAGAACCGGGACTTTGACAAGCTCCTGAAGCAGTATGAGGCCAATGCTGCCTGTGAGGGCCGCATGCTGGAGACTTTCCTTACCTACCCCATGTTCCAG ATCCCTCGCTATATCATCACCCTTCATGAGCTAAtggcacacacaccccacgAGCACGTGGAGCGCAAGAGCCTGGAGTTTGCCAAATCTAAACTGGAGGAGTTGTCAAA GATGATGCATGATGAGGTGAGCGACACAGAGAATATTCGCAAGAACCTGGCCATAGAAAGGATGATTGTAGAGGGCTGTGACATACTATTGGACACCAGCCAGACCTTCGTCAGACAAG GCTCTCTTATCCAGTTGCCATCCAGCAGTGAACGAGGCATGCTCAGTAAGGTGCGCTTAGTATCCCTGTCACTCAGGAAGGAAGGGGAACGACAATGCTTCCTGTTTACCAAACACTTCCTCATTTGCACCCGCACCTCTGGGGGAAAGCTTCACCTGCTCAAG CAGGGCGGTGCATTATCTCTGATAGAGTGCACTCTCATCGAGGAGCTGGACGCCAACGATGAGGACT ACAATGCTGCTGGACAGGGCTTTAACCACCTGGAGTTCAAGATAGTAGTGGAGCCCCCTGATAGTCCCGCCTTCTCCGTCGTCCTATTGGCCCCCTCCCGGCAGGAAAAAGCTGCATGGACCAGTGACATCAGCCAG TGTATCGACAATATCCGCTGCAATGGCCTGATGACAAGTGTGTTTGAGGAGAACTCCAAAGTCACTGTGCCACACATGATCAA GTCGGATGCCAGGCTTCACAAAGACGACGTCGACATTTGCTTCAGCAAGACCCTCAACTCCTGCAAGGTCCCCCAGATACGCTACGCCAGTGTAGAGCGCCTTCTGGAGAGGCTGACTGACCTGCGCTTTCTGTCCATCGACTTCCTTAACACCTTCCTGCACACCTACCGGATCTTCACCACGGCCGCCGTGGTCATGGACAAGCTGTCCGACATCTACAAGAAGCCCTTCACCTCTATACCCGTTAG GGTTCAGTACCACTCATCCGACCGTCTTTCCATCACAGCCCTCTGTCCTGACTACAGCTTGAAGATCACACGGCTTGCCATGGATCAGTCCAA ATCTTTGGAACTGTTCTTTGCCACCAACCAGGGAACGTGGGGGGGCGACCACCTCAACAACAAATCCCCTCGTCTGTGTCGCaagttctcctctcctcctcctctctccatcccctctcgcACCTCCTCACCCGTCCACTCCCGCAAACTCTCACTCAGCTCCCCAGTTGGCACTAAGGTGGGGGCCCTGGACCTAtcaaccaccccctcctcctctgccgccaactcccccacctccagccaCTGCCCCTCTATCTCCTCCCCGCCGCCAACCTCCACCAAGCCACCGTCTGgcttgtcctcccctcctcccaccaccacccgctcccccagcctcccccagacccaggggatgtcctctccaccccccacatCCACCAAAGCCCCCATGGACCTCAGCCGTGGTCCAAGCTCCCCAGAGCCCAGCCCTGCCAGTGGGGAGGACGGAGGGGGAGAGCTTCCGCGTATTGACGCCTTCTGTGGGAAGCTGAGACGCAGCATTCGCAGGG CGGTTCTGGAGACTGTGTCTCTGGACAAGTTCATCCCTGAGACTCCAACCACCAGTGAACCAGGAGACATGTCTCCCTGTCGCTCGCCCTCCACGCCCAGACATCTCCGCTACCGACAGGCAGGAG TGCAATCCGGGGAGAACCCACGCTGCACAATGTCACCGGCCTCAGCCTTCGCCATCGCCACAGCAGCAGCGGGTCACAGCAGCTCTCAGG GTTTCACCAACAATGAGAAGACCTGCGACAAAGAGTTCATCATTCGCCGGGCCGCAACTAACCGTGTCCTCAACGTGCTGCGTCACTGGGTCTCCAAGCACtcgcag GACTTTGAGATGAACGGAGAGCTGAAAATGGGTGTGGTCGGTCTGCTGGAGGAGGTGCTACGAGATCCTGACCTGCTGCCACAGGAGAGGAAAGCCACTGGCAACATATTAAa CGCTCTTTCTCAAGATGAACAAGATGATGCACAGCTAAAGATAGAGGACATTCTACAAATG gcgGAATGTCCTAAGGCAGAGTGTTTTGAGTCTCTGTCAGCCATGGAGCTGGCTGAACAGATCACCCTTCTGGACCACATCGTTTTCAGGAGTATCCCCTACGA GGAGTTCTTGGGCCAGGGCTGGATGAAGGTGGATAAGACCGAGAGGACTCCCTACATTATGAAGACCAGCCAGCACTTCAACGAT ATGAGTAACCTTGTAGCATCTCAGATCATGACTCACACAGACGTTGGTTCCAGAGCCAGCTCCATAGAGAAGTGGCTGGCTGTGGCCGATATCTGCCGCTGCCTCAACAACTACAATGGAGTCCTGGAGATCACCTCTGCTCTCAACCGCAGCGCCATCTACAGGCTAAAAAAGACATGGGCCAAGGTCTGCAAACAG ACCAAGGCACTGATGGACAGGCTACAAAAAACGGTGTCATCTGAAGGAAGATTCAAGAACCTAAGAGAAACTTTGAAGAA TTGTAATCCTCCATGTGTGCCCTACCTGGGGATGTATCTGACAGACCTGGCCTTCATAGAGGAGGGAACACCCAACTTCACTGAGGAAGGACTGGTCAATTTCTCCAAGATGAGGATG ATTTCTCACATCATTAGAGAGATCCGTCAGTTCCAGCAGGCTCCCTACAGGATAGAGCACCAACCCAAG GTGACTCAGTTTCTACTGGACAAGACGCTGGTGATGGATGAGGATACTCTATATGAGCTCTCACTGAAAATAGAACCTCGCGTACCTCCTggctaa